One window from the genome of Macaca fascicularis isolate 582-1 chromosome 7, T2T-MFA8v1.1 encodes:
- the RD3L gene encoding protein RD3-like produces MPLFGWMKWPRNDSYKSRHYPGSDVVTKTLLRELKWHLKERERLIQEIENEQKVKKTGVDYNWLRNYQNPHTTIPVTEQRQLEVLCSQVQPCQTGTILSRFREVLAENDVLPWEIVYIFKQVLKDFLSSSDRGSEQEDLEDSGSMDCPAPSVIPGDSSKRAGKDEIPTISSYVDKNTKDRFPGFSHRIWNLPYYHPPS; encoded by the exons ATGCCACTTTTTGGCTGGATGAAATGGCCCAGAAACGATTCCTACAAATCCAGACACTATCCTGGCTCAGACGTAGTGACAAAGACTCTGCTTCGGGAATTAAAATGGCACCTAAAGGAGCGAGAGAGATTAATACAAGAAATCGAAAAtgaacaaaaagtgaaaaaaacaggTGTGGATTACAACTGGCTCAGAAACTACCAGAATCCCCACACAACTATCCCAGTGACTGAACAAAGACAACTTGAAGTTCTTTGCTCACAAGTTCAACCCTGCCAAACTGGAACTATTCTCAGCAG ATTTCGAGAAGTTTTGGCAGAAAATGATGTACTGCCATGGGAAATAGTCTACATCTTCAAGCAAGTTCTGAAAGACTTCCTAAGCAGCTCTGACAGAGGGAGTGAGCAAGAGGACCTGGAGGACTCAGGGAGCATGGACTGCCCTGCTCCTTCTGTGATCCCAGGTGACAGCTCCAAGAGGGCAGGCAAAGATGAAATACCCACCATTTCCAGTTACgtagataaaaacacaaaggacAGGTTCCCAGGGTTCTCACACAGAATATGGAACCTACCATATTATCACCCACCTAGTTAA